The following are encoded in a window of Castanea sativa cultivar Marrone di Chiusa Pesio chromosome 5, ASM4071231v1 genomic DNA:
- the LOC142635942 gene encoding uncharacterized protein LOC142635942, whose protein sequence is MQIKDEGALTFLGKLKGVPNKRSRDKYCCFHCDHAHDIVDCYDLKQQIEALLRQGRLQRFVSKEKTNPPQEQAPRRENKRPRPPIGDIRMIVGGTATAGSSKKAHKTYLKMVQNIQLTSFIPKMVQVNNLLIGFLEEDARCLHHPHDDALVVTIQAGDYNMHQVLVDNGSLADILYYPAF, encoded by the coding sequence ATGCAAATTAAGGATGAAGGAGCCTTGACCTTTCtcggcaagttgaagggagttCCTAACAAGAGGTCAAGGGACAAATATTGTTGTTTTCATTGTGATCACGCCCACGACATAGTTGACTGCTATGACCTGAAGCAACAAATAGAAGCTCTTCTTAGACAAGGAAGGTTACAGAGGTTCGTTAGCAAGGAAAAAACAAACCCACCGCAGGAACAAGCTCCTCGACGGGAGAATAAGCGCCCCAGACCGCCCATAGGAGATATAAGAATGATCGTAGGAGGCACTGCGACTGCTGGGTCATCAAAAAAGGCCCATAAGACTTACCTCAAGATGGTTCAGAACATCCAGTTGACGAGTTTCATACCCAAGATGGTGCAGGTCAACAACCTTCTCATTGGATTCTTGGAAGAAGATGCACGATgtcttcaccacccacatgatgaTGCACTCGTCGTCACCATACAAGCAGGAGACTATAACATGCACCAGGTTCTGGTTGACAATGGTAGCTTGGctgacatcctctactaccccgcattctaG
- the LOC142636689 gene encoding uncharacterized protein LOC142636689 isoform X2 codes for MRSSPVVQSVLTRNSCDSEIQLDTVDELQSDKSSFKECNLGDETGNFELCTKSNAYPSRFQLEQDVNRLQQQLQEEMELHAVLEKAIEKNTMKLSSPSRLPHQAQELLSNIALLEVTVSKLEQEMVSLHFQLSQERNERRLAEYRLRHSSFLSIPRCSSDILDKLISPSLRCSKHSISKVGDAHEDNSCQELQDQPLESTDKYEESMIENGVDTVVLYHNKKMSMKIDSKSGQAVEFRKLPKGMPTKGLWDHPNQLSEEMMKCMKNIFISLADSAIPSKSSASESHWSPLSPRGHLSNLSWWSSSERSMISSWVQSPQVDVKSNSEVLASENACDPYRVRGKLSWADIGNYGLATEVSWMSVGKKQLEYAAGALRKFRTLVEQLAKVNPIHLSCDEKLAFWINLYNALIMHAYLAYGVPRSDLKLFSLMQKAAYTVGGHSFSAAAIEYVILKMKPPLHRPQIALLLALHKLKVSDEQLKSAVDIYEPLVTFALSCGVYSSPAVRIYTAKNVKEELQEAQRDFIRASVGVSSKGRLLVPKMLHCFAKGFVDDANLAVWISHYLPPHQATFVEQCISKRRQSLLGSRNCGILPFDSCFRYLFLPDKIPV; via the exons ATGCGTAGCTCACCGGTTGTGCAGTCTGTCTTAACCCG GAATTCTTGTGACTCAGAAATACAGTTGGATACAGTGGATGAACTTCAGAGTGATAAATCATCCTTTAAG GAGTGCAATCTTGGAGATGAGACTGGAAATTTTGAATTGTGCACTAAAAGCAATGCTTATCCTTCCAGGTTCCAGCTTGAACAGGAT GTAAACAGATTGCAACAGCAGTTGCAAGAAGAGATGGAATTGCATGCTGTTCTGGAAAAGGCTATTGAGAAAAATACTATGAAATTGTCAAGTCCATCTCGTCTCCCTCACCAG GCTCAAGAGCTCCTGTCTAATATTGCATTATTGGAGGTCACAGTTTCAAAACTCGAACAAGAGATGGTGTCTTTGCATTTCCAACTTAGCCAAGAAAGAAATGAACGGAGGCTTGCAGAATATCGATTGAGGCATTCATCTTTTCTGTCAATACCTCGTTGCTCCTCTGATATTCTGGATAAATTG ATTTCACCGTCTTTGAGGTGTTCAAAGCATTCCATTTCTAAAGTGGGTGATGCCCATGAAGATAACTCCTGCCAGGAGCTGCAAGATCAACCATTGGAATCTACTGACAAATATGAAGAGTCAATGATAGAG AATGGAGTAGACACTGTTGTACTTTACCACAACAAGAAAATGTCTATGAAAATAGATTCCAAATCTGGTCAAGCTGTAGAGTTCAGGAAGCTTCCTAAAGGGATGCCAACAAAGGGCCTTTGGGATCATCCTAATCAATTATCGGAAGAGATGATGAAatgtatgaaaaatatattcattTCTTTGGCGGATTCTGCTATACCATCCAAATCATCTGCGTCAGAGAGCCACTGGTCACCTCTATCACCACGTGGGCATCTTTCCAATTTATCTTGGTGGTCATCATCTGAGAGGTCAATGATTTCATCATGGGTGCAGAGCCCACAAGTTGATGTAAAGAGTAACTCTGAAGTGTTGGCTTCAGAGAATGCATGTGATCCCTATAGGGTGCGTGGAAAACTAAGTTGGGCAGACATTGGAAACTATGGATTAGCAACTGAAGTTTCTTGGATGTCAGTTGGTAAGAAGCAGTTAGAATATGCTGCAGGGGCACTGAGAAAGTTCag AACACTTGTTGAGCAACTGGCCAAAGTGAACCCCATCCATTTGAGCTGCGATGAGAAGCTTGCTTTCTGGATCAACTTATATAATGCTCTGATCATGCAT GCTTATTTGGCATATGGAGTCCCAAGGAGTGATTTGAAGCTCTTCTCTTTGATGCAAAAG GCAGCATACACAGTAGGGGGACATTCTTTCAGTGCAGCTGCTATTGAGTATGTGATTCTAAAAATGAAACCACCACTCCATCGGCCCCAAATT GCTTTGCTTCTTGCCCTGCACAAGTTGAAGGTATCAGATGAACAACTGAAGTCCGCTGTTGATATATATGAACCACTTGTAACATTTGCTCTCAGCTGCGGAGTGTATTCTTCCCCTGCG GTGAGAATCTACACTGCTAAGAATGTGAAAGAAGAGCTTCAAGAAGCACAACGCGATTTCATTCGAGCATCAGTTGGAGTTAGCAGCAAAGGGAGGTTACTAGTCCCCAAAATGCTACACTGCTTTGCCAAAGGCTTTGTGGATGATGCAAATTTGGCTGTATGGATATCACATTACCTTCCGCCTCATCAGGCCACCTTTGTTGAACAATGCATTTCAAAGAGAAGGCAGAGCCTTCTTGGTTCACGCAACTGTGGCATTCTTCCATTTGATTCATGCTTCCGTTATCTTTTTCTGCCTGACAAAATTCCTGTATGA
- the LOC142636689 gene encoding uncharacterized protein LOC142636689 isoform X1, producing MRSSPVVQSVLTRSDSFSKPSHSGRNSCDSEIQLDTVDELQSDKSSFKECNLGDETGNFELCTKSNAYPSRFQLEQDVNRLQQQLQEEMELHAVLEKAIEKNTMKLSSPSRLPHQAQELLSNIALLEVTVSKLEQEMVSLHFQLSQERNERRLAEYRLRHSSFLSIPRCSSDILDKLISPSLRCSKHSISKVGDAHEDNSCQELQDQPLESTDKYEESMIENGVDTVVLYHNKKMSMKIDSKSGQAVEFRKLPKGMPTKGLWDHPNQLSEEMMKCMKNIFISLADSAIPSKSSASESHWSPLSPRGHLSNLSWWSSSERSMISSWVQSPQVDVKSNSEVLASENACDPYRVRGKLSWADIGNYGLATEVSWMSVGKKQLEYAAGALRKFRTLVEQLAKVNPIHLSCDEKLAFWINLYNALIMHAYLAYGVPRSDLKLFSLMQKAAYTVGGHSFSAAAIEYVILKMKPPLHRPQIALLLALHKLKVSDEQLKSAVDIYEPLVTFALSCGVYSSPAVRIYTAKNVKEELQEAQRDFIRASVGVSSKGRLLVPKMLHCFAKGFVDDANLAVWISHYLPPHQATFVEQCISKRRQSLLGSRNCGILPFDSCFRYLFLPDKIPV from the exons ATGCGTAGCTCACCGGTTGTGCAGTCTGTCTTAACCCG AAGTGATTCTTTCTCTAAGCCATCACACTCTGGCAGGAATTCTTGTGACTCAGAAATACAGTTGGATACAGTGGATGAACTTCAGAGTGATAAATCATCCTTTAAG GAGTGCAATCTTGGAGATGAGACTGGAAATTTTGAATTGTGCACTAAAAGCAATGCTTATCCTTCCAGGTTCCAGCTTGAACAGGAT GTAAACAGATTGCAACAGCAGTTGCAAGAAGAGATGGAATTGCATGCTGTTCTGGAAAAGGCTATTGAGAAAAATACTATGAAATTGTCAAGTCCATCTCGTCTCCCTCACCAG GCTCAAGAGCTCCTGTCTAATATTGCATTATTGGAGGTCACAGTTTCAAAACTCGAACAAGAGATGGTGTCTTTGCATTTCCAACTTAGCCAAGAAAGAAATGAACGGAGGCTTGCAGAATATCGATTGAGGCATTCATCTTTTCTGTCAATACCTCGTTGCTCCTCTGATATTCTGGATAAATTG ATTTCACCGTCTTTGAGGTGTTCAAAGCATTCCATTTCTAAAGTGGGTGATGCCCATGAAGATAACTCCTGCCAGGAGCTGCAAGATCAACCATTGGAATCTACTGACAAATATGAAGAGTCAATGATAGAG AATGGAGTAGACACTGTTGTACTTTACCACAACAAGAAAATGTCTATGAAAATAGATTCCAAATCTGGTCAAGCTGTAGAGTTCAGGAAGCTTCCTAAAGGGATGCCAACAAAGGGCCTTTGGGATCATCCTAATCAATTATCGGAAGAGATGATGAAatgtatgaaaaatatattcattTCTTTGGCGGATTCTGCTATACCATCCAAATCATCTGCGTCAGAGAGCCACTGGTCACCTCTATCACCACGTGGGCATCTTTCCAATTTATCTTGGTGGTCATCATCTGAGAGGTCAATGATTTCATCATGGGTGCAGAGCCCACAAGTTGATGTAAAGAGTAACTCTGAAGTGTTGGCTTCAGAGAATGCATGTGATCCCTATAGGGTGCGTGGAAAACTAAGTTGGGCAGACATTGGAAACTATGGATTAGCAACTGAAGTTTCTTGGATGTCAGTTGGTAAGAAGCAGTTAGAATATGCTGCAGGGGCACTGAGAAAGTTCag AACACTTGTTGAGCAACTGGCCAAAGTGAACCCCATCCATTTGAGCTGCGATGAGAAGCTTGCTTTCTGGATCAACTTATATAATGCTCTGATCATGCAT GCTTATTTGGCATATGGAGTCCCAAGGAGTGATTTGAAGCTCTTCTCTTTGATGCAAAAG GCAGCATACACAGTAGGGGGACATTCTTTCAGTGCAGCTGCTATTGAGTATGTGATTCTAAAAATGAAACCACCACTCCATCGGCCCCAAATT GCTTTGCTTCTTGCCCTGCACAAGTTGAAGGTATCAGATGAACAACTGAAGTCCGCTGTTGATATATATGAACCACTTGTAACATTTGCTCTCAGCTGCGGAGTGTATTCTTCCCCTGCG GTGAGAATCTACACTGCTAAGAATGTGAAAGAAGAGCTTCAAGAAGCACAACGCGATTTCATTCGAGCATCAGTTGGAGTTAGCAGCAAAGGGAGGTTACTAGTCCCCAAAATGCTACACTGCTTTGCCAAAGGCTTTGTGGATGATGCAAATTTGGCTGTATGGATATCACATTACCTTCCGCCTCATCAGGCCACCTTTGTTGAACAATGCATTTCAAAGAGAAGGCAGAGCCTTCTTGGTTCACGCAACTGTGGCATTCTTCCATTTGATTCATGCTTCCGTTATCTTTTTCTGCCTGACAAAATTCCTGTATGA